The genome window CAGCCTCtgactcctcctcttccccacaggTTTCTGGGAGTTCCCTGGCCTCCAGTTATCAGGGTACCCCGTATTGGAGTCAGATGCACCGTGCCACGAGTTCCCCACACTACACTCCGCCCCCCATGCTCAACCCACTGCGCCAAGGCACAGGGCTGTTTGCTGAGCTGGGTGCCTCGCTGGGTGGTAAGTGCCGATCCAGGCGAGCCCCCACCTTCTAATGTGGGCTGAGGGGCTTGACTGGTCAtttaggagccaggactcctgggttctattcccagatGTGGCAGTGTTGCCACAGGGCAGGGGATACGAGAGAGGGTCTTTCCCTCCATTGGGCCATATGGGGTGGGTCCCcgtgagtggtggtggtgggaaggtGGAAGTCCACAAAGATTTGTCTGGTGGCTACAAAGCTACAGGGAAGATCCTGCAGGGCCCGGGAGATGGCAGGGGGTAGGAAAATCTGTCTCAGGGCAAGTGGGGGACTGCCTGTGCCAGGGGCCTTCACTGCTGGACTCTTCCCTCTGCAGATGGCAGCCCTGACCGCCTCCGGCGCCTGGACACCCCGTAAGTCCTGTcttgtggggtggagggagcctAGGCTACATCCTCAGTGGCAGTGTGGCAAAGGGGTTGGGTTAGATatctcctgggggagggaggattccTGTGCGGGGGAACTGGCTGGTCAGGGAAGGACAGTATCAGGGAGGTCTCCTCActtgctccttcccccacaggcAGATAAACGTGGGCCCCGCATTCCAGCCAGTGCTGCCAGTGCTGCAGGACCCCCACCTGGCCTGGCTGGACCCGCCCCAAGCTGAACCtgtctggaggccctggcccaggctggagcAGGATGCAGAGACCCAGCGCCAAGGTGAGCGGCAGCACTGGAGATATCAGGTGGAGGAGCTATTTAACAGGCAGACCTCTATGTCCCTTatagtgaggtggggggaggggagaggcagcaggacaaGCCCACCCCTATGGCTTCTCTGGGGCTCTGTCGGCAGGATCCAGTCAACCCTgacttttgtggaaaaagggggttgTGAGGCATCTGTGATAGTGACACAGCCCCTAGCCCGGGTGGTGCAGCAGATGGTGCCTGAGGGGCTCCCATCAAGTGGGGAAAGGGTCTCAGGGCCCACGTGGTGGCTGCTGTCTGGGTGCAGCATGAGGGATGGTGGAATCCCAACTGATGGCTACTGTCTGGGGAATGGAGGAGTCCTATGAGGTGGGTGTCCCCATAGACATCTGACAGTTGCTGTTTGGGTGCAGTGAGGGCATCCATGGGCCTTGGGGCAGGCCTATATATCCTTTACAGTGGATGGAGCATTCCCAGGGCTCAGCTGCTGTCTGCTGTCTGGCTGCAGAGCAGGattcctgtgacgtagtgggggtacttgctgggctgtggtgacctctgctgtctggagcaagacccagcagggaaaacctcactatgcaaaggtgatgccaaacctgttgaaccagataaaccccatggagaggaacaaaggaagggggaatgctgccctggctggggggcagggctggaagagagttatgatagagatgtagccgtgttagtctggggtagctgaagcaaaatgcaggactatgtagcactttaaagactaacaagatggtttattagatgatgagctttcgtgggccagacccacttcctcagatcaaatagtggaagaaagtagtcacaaccatatataccaaaggatacaatttaaaaaaatgaacaaatatgaaaaggacaaatcacattgcagaacaggagggggatgcggggggggggggggggaaggtaagtgtctgtgaattgatgatattagaggtggggagagtgggatgtttgtgagttaatggtattagaggtagctgaagcaaaatgcaggacaatgtagcactttaaagactaacaagatggtttattagatgatgagctttcgtgggccagacccacttcctcagatcaaatagtggaagagagttagttagagtggctggctgggagcatggaggagacagcctagggaaaggggctggagtttaggggcccagtctccccccatctcaaggtgGCCTgtggcatcctagcccagctctgtgaccagattacatctgtgctgtgctgtatcctggagagggaaTAAagttcctctattccaccggctggtgcagtctgtttgtgccatttcggggctgcaggagacgggggacccccaacgcaccgtcacaattccctctaagctgcatggctacACAGCTGTCTAATAAGCCCCACACAGCGGTTCGGAGATGCTGCACACAAAGCTACTGTGGCCAGGCCAAAGTGCATCTGTTCCCTGGCCATGGCAGctctctgctggggctggaggagcatgCCTGTCCCCTGGCCACAGCAACTCCTTGTgtgcagcctccagccccagcagcagggctggaataAGAAAGTTGCTTTAGGGAGTGCAGGCACTAAACCCCCTGTATTATGGGCCAGCCCTTcctggtgcaggggaggggagacctcTGGGCGCTGctgttcctcccccttccccagctggaacTCTGTCCCTTAGCTGCCCTGAGACTCCACCACCCAGCTCCCATTGGGCCAGTAATCACAGCGAGCTGCATTGGTGATGCCTGCAGGTTAGCATGGGCTGCACAAAAACACCTGTTCTCCCCCCACCAAATGGGAACTGCCCCAAGTAAGCGCCCTGCACCCCACTAAGAACATCCATGtgtttgacaattctgttctctactatagtttcaaccaatttgcctgttACTGAAGATTAGATTTACcaacctgtaattgccaggatcatctctactgccccttttaaaaattggtgtcacattagctatcctcctgTCATTTGGTACAGTCAATACCAAAGGGTAGGTAACATCATATCAAAGGATAGGTAACCAAAagaggataggttacaaaccagagttAGTAGTTctttaatttcacatttgaatacaggcagtccccgggttacgtacaagatagggactgtaggtttgttcttaagttgaatctgtatgtaagtcggaactggcgtccagattcagccactgctgaaactgatcagtttcaacagcggctgaatctggatgccagttctgacttacatacagattcaacttaagaatcccaggcatccccaagtctgctgctgctgaaactgatcagcggctgattccaggaagcccaggggcaggggcttcctgtagtcagccactggtcagtttcagcagcggctgacttggggacgcctggggcagagcagctggggtgctgctgggttggtccagtagcgccgctgcggtgctactggaccaacccagaagcaccccagctgctctgccccaggtgtcctgattcagccgctgctgaaactgatcagcagcggctgaatcaggactcctggggcagagcagctggggtgctgccgggttggtccagtagcgccaaggagcggtgctgagggaccaaccggcagcaccccacctgctctaccaaaggcccagggctttgctccacatttccctggtctgctggggggggggggcactagctgtgcccccccccccagcagaccagggagacccgagcaaagccgcacaggcggagggaccccgctgcccgtgtggctttgctcctgtctccctggtctgctgggggggtccagcaaagccgctggacccacccagcagaccagggacacctgagcataGCCGGCACTTTGCTCCtgtctctccctggtctgctgggggggtccagcaaagccgctggatccccccagcagaccagggggacaggagcaaagctgcccaggcggggggagtcccgctgcctgggcggctttgctccggggcaaacgagcaaagccgcgagaaaagccccgttc of Pelodiscus sinensis isolate JC-2024 chromosome 11, ASM4963464v1, whole genome shotgun sequence contains these proteins:
- the LOC112544975 gene encoding zinc finger protein 541-like is translated as MHRATSSPHYTPPPMLNPLRQGTGLFAELGASLGDGSPDRLRRLDTPQINVGPAFQPVLPVLQDPHLAWLDPPQAEPVWRPWPRLEQDAETQRQVETLLDVACSSALPGGGTNQELALHCLFQAGGNVMVRVPLCPGPW